A DNA window from Theobroma cacao cultivar B97-61/B2 chromosome 5, Criollo_cocoa_genome_V2, whole genome shotgun sequence contains the following coding sequences:
- the LOC18600643 gene encoding hydrophobic protein RCI2B, giving the protein MADDSTATCVDILLAIILPPLGVFLKYGCEVEFWICLVLTLFGYIPGIIYAVYAITKK; this is encoded by the exons ATGGCAGATGATAGCACAGCTACCTGTGTAGATATCCTCTTAGCCATAATCTTGCCTCCTCTTGGAGTCTTCCTCAAGTATGGTTGCGAG GTGGAGTTTTGGATCTGTCTTGTACTGACCCTCTTTGGCTACATCCCTGGTATCATTTATGCTGTCTATGCCATCACCAAGAAGTGA
- the LOC18600644 gene encoding putative pentatricopeptide repeat-containing protein At3g23330 codes for MRPMPFLQKCQTGGTAAPSLLTSKLFPSHTVTHLNNLLNTTAQTKSLRHAAQIHSQFVTNSFLSVPFLFNNLLSLYAKCGHISHSLLLFSTAHRVPKGVVSWTTLISHLSRFNTPFEALTLFNHMRSNGVYPNHYTFSAVLPACASTTILLHGQQMHCLISKHGYDTDVFVGSALADMYTKCHNMGLAEKVFVALPERNLVSWNSMIVGCLLNSLHDRGLLLFREVIREDFVSPDQVSFSSVLSASANMGALEFGKQIHGMIVKHGLLALSYVKNSLMDMYFKCSLFDEGALLFNTAGARDVITWNVMSMGCVYNENFEEACNYFWVMRRAGISPDEASCSTALHASAHLAALGQGTLIHNQIIKTGFSKNTCIASSLITMYAKCGSLDDARRVFEEIKNRNVVCWTAMIAACQQHGNGNQVIDLFEKMLADGLKPDYITFVCVLSACSHTGRVEEGYAYFNSMEKVHGISPGHEHYACMVDLLGRAGQLDEAKKFIAQMRIKPDSSVWGALLGGCANYGNLELGIEVAGRLFELEPNNPGNYVLLSNMYAHKGKLREADQVRRLMGINRVRKEPGCSWIDVKNKTFVFTVHDKSHSRMDEIYEMLKKVEELVKDKGYVPQKQYAVNSADEDKEQSLWYHSEKIAFAFGLLALPAGAPIRIKKNLRTCGDCHMVMKFASEVFKREIILRDINRFHHFRNGLCSCSDYW; via the coding sequence ATGAGACCAATGCCCTTCCTTCAAAAATGTCAAACAGGTGGCACAGCAGCACCATCTCTACTGACATCCAAGTTGTTTCCCAGTCACACTGTCACCCATCTGAACAACCTCCTAAACACCACCGCCCAAACCAAAAGCCTCAGACATGCAGCTCAAATCCACTCCCAATTCGTCACAAATAGTTTCCTTTCCGTCCCTTTTCTCTTCAACAACCTTCTCAGCTTGTATGCCAAGTGTGGCCACATTTCTCACTCCCTACTCCTATTCTCAACTGCCCATCGAGTACCCAAGGGCGTAGTCTCCTGGACCACTCTCATCTCCCATCTTTCCCGTTTCAACACACCCTTTGAGGCCTTAACGTTGTTTAACCACATGAGGAGCAATGGTGTATACCCCAACCACTACACCTTCTCCGCTGTTTTGCCCGCCTGCGCGAGTACCACCATCCTTCTTCATGGCCAACAGATGCATTGCTTGATTTCCAAACACGGGTATGATACTGATGTGTTTGTCGGCAGCGCCTTGGCGGATATGTACACAAAGTGCCATAATATGGGCCTTGCCGAGAAGGTGTTTGTTGCTTTGCCTGAAAGAAACCTTGTTTCTTGGAATTCGATGATCGTTGGCTGCTTGTTGAACAGTTTGCATGACAGGGGACTTTTGCTGTTTAGGGAGGTTATAAGGGAGGATTTTGTTAGTCCTGATCAAGTGAGTTTTTCGAGCGTGTTAAGTGCTTCAGCCAATATGGGGGCTTTGGAATTTGGGAAGCAAATCCATGGGATGATCGTTAAGCACGGCTTACTCGCTTTGTCCTATGTGAAGAATTCGCTTATGGACATGTACTTCAAATGCAGCTTGTTTGATGAGGGTGCTTTGTTGTTCAATACTGCAGGCGCTAGAGACGTTATTACCTGGAACGTCATGTCAATGGGGTGTGTCTACAAtgaaaactttgaagaagcttgCAATTATTTTTGGGTCATGAGAAGGGCAGGTATATCGCCAGATGAGGCATCATGCTCTACAGCCCTTCATGCTTCTGCCCATCTTGCTGCACTAGGTCAAGGGACTTTGATCCATAATCAGATTATAAAAACAGGGTTTTCAAAGAATACATGCATTGCTAGTTCGTTGATTACAATGTATGCAAAATGTGGGAGCTTGGATGATGCTCGTCGTGTGtttgaagaaatcaagaaTCGTAATGTGGTTTGTTGGACAGCGATGATTGCTGCTTGCCAACAACATGGGAATGGAAACCAAGTAATTGACTTGTTTGAAAAAATGCTTGCAGATGGCTTAAAACCTGATTATATCACTTTTGTTTGTGTCTTATCAGCTTGTAGTCATACAGGACGTGTTGAAGAGGGGTATGCTTACTTCAATTCTATGGAAAAGGTGCATGGTATAAGCCCTGGTCATGAACACTATGCCTGCATGGTTGACTTACTGGGTCGTGCAGGTCAGCTAGATGAAGCTAAGAAGTTTATAGCACAAATGCGGATCAAACCTGACTCATCCGTTTGGGGAGCTTTGCTTGGTGGTTGTGCAAATTATGGCAATCTTGAATTGGGAATTGAAGTTGCAGGGAGACTTTTTGAGTTGGAACCTAATAATCCAGGTAACTATGTGCTCCTTTCCAACATGTATGCACATAAAGGAAAACTGAGGGAAGCCGATCAAGTTAGAAGATTGATGGGTATCAATAGGGTAAGAAAGGAACCTGGATGTAGTTGGATTGATGTCAAAAATAAGACCTTTGTGTTTACAGTGCATGATAAATCACATTCTAGGATGGATGAAATTTATGAGATGTTGAAAAAAGTGGAGGAGTTAGTGAAGGATAAAGGATATGTGCCTCAAAAACAGTATGCTGTTAATAGTGCTGACGAGGATAAAGAACAGAGCTTGTGGTATCATAGTGAGAAAATAGCTTTTGCATTTGGGTTGCTAGCACTCCCTGCTGGTGCTCCAATTAggataaagaaaaatttaaggACTTGTGGTGATTGTCATATGGTTATGAAGTTTGCTTCAGAAGTTTTCAAGAGAGAGATTATTTTAAGGGATATCAATCGGTTTCACCATTTCAGGAATGGTTTGTGTTCCTGCAGCGACTATTGGTGA